In a genomic window of Flavobacterium sp. KACC 22761:
- a CDS encoding sensor histidine kinase produces MKNIMEKSSVKILLVDDKKENLLSLQVILADRSYQFVEATSGKDALRILLKSQDFAIILMDVQMPLMDGFETAELIRQSDKLKHVPIIFLTANMNTSDYIFKGYQSGAVDYMIKPLSAEILQAKVMVFTELYKKTRELQLKEEETSALNAKITKANDDLAAQYLAIEKYANELKRKNSELDAFTHISSHDLQEPLRKIQTFSNIILAKEYENLSPDGRLKFDRILYSTNRMRELINDLLAFSRTNVIDRIYENTDLESIVDNVKEALKENIKEKNAQIITNLHGRINIIPFLFIQLLENLINNSLKFSQKEIPLEIEIKSRIATGKDLHNDKLVPLENYCHISFRDNGIGFEPEHSEKIFGVFQRLHSRDIYDGTGIGLAIVKKIVENHNGIIIASSQPMQGATFDIYIPQS; encoded by the coding sequence ATGAAAAACATCATGGAAAAATCTTCTGTTAAAATATTATTAGTTGATGACAAAAAGGAAAATCTGCTTTCTTTACAAGTCATTCTTGCTGATCGTAGCTATCAATTTGTTGAGGCCACATCAGGAAAAGATGCTCTGCGGATTCTTTTGAAAAGCCAAGATTTTGCGATTATTCTAATGGATGTACAAATGCCTTTGATGGACGGATTTGAAACTGCCGAACTTATCAGGCAAAGCGACAAACTCAAACACGTGCCCATTATTTTCCTGACTGCCAATATGAATACGTCCGATTATATTTTTAAAGGATACCAATCAGGCGCAGTGGATTATATGATAAAACCATTATCTGCCGAAATACTTCAGGCAAAAGTGATGGTTTTTACTGAATTGTATAAAAAAACTCGCGAATTACAGCTTAAAGAAGAAGAAACAAGTGCGCTGAATGCGAAAATTACAAAAGCCAATGACGATTTGGCGGCACAATATCTTGCCATTGAAAAATATGCAAACGAATTAAAAAGAAAAAATAGCGAATTAGATGCTTTTACGCACATTTCAAGTCATGATCTTCAAGAACCATTGCGAAAAATCCAAACTTTTTCAAATATTATTCTAGCAAAAGAGTACGAAAATTTAAGCCCTGACGGACGATTAAAATTTGATCGGATTTTGTATTCAACCAATCGAATGCGTGAATTGATTAATGACCTTTTGGCTTTTTCAAGAACAAATGTCATTGATCGGATTTATGAAAACACTGATCTTGAATCGATTGTCGATAATGTAAAAGAAGCTTTAAAAGAAAACATCAAAGAAAAAAATGCGCAAATCATCACTAATTTGCACGGAAGAATCAATATCATTCCGTTTTTGTTTATTCAGCTTCTTGAGAATTTGATCAACAATTCGCTGAAATTTTCCCAAAAGGAAATTCCGCTGGAAATTGAAATCAAAAGCCGTATTGCAACCGGAAAAGATTTGCATAATGATAAATTGGTTCCGCTTGAAAATTACTGCCACATCAGTTTTCGGGATAATGGAATAGGTTTTGAACCCGAGCACAGCGAAAAGATATTTGGCGTTTTTCAAAGATTGCATAGCCGAGATATTTATGATGGAACCGGAATTGGTCTGGCCATTGTCAAAAAAATAGTTGAAAATCATAACGGGATAATAATTGCAAGTTCACAGCCTATGCAAGGCGCCACTTTCGACATTTATATTCCGCAATCCTAA
- a CDS encoding response regulator — protein MRKPNILLVEDDELDTISVERSLKKLEIQYVLHTAYNGLEALQMLRKAEDPLVPDVILLDINMPKMNGIEFLKILRKDEDLKDLKVFIMTTSSEGSDRMTAEKLGISGYIIKPLNYTDNTKRPDSMEAFVQFHLRKILLNENA, from the coding sequence ATGAGAAAGCCTAATATTTTACTGGTAGAAGATGACGAACTTGATACGATTTCAGTAGAACGATCTTTAAAAAAATTGGAAATCCAATATGTTTTACATACTGCATACAATGGTCTTGAAGCGCTTCAAATGTTGAGAAAAGCAGAGGATCCGCTTGTCCCAGATGTTATTCTGCTCGATATCAATATGCCAAAAATGAACGGAATAGAATTTTTAAAAATTCTTAGAAAAGACGAAGATTTGAAAGATTTGAAGGTTTTCATTATGACAACTTCTTCCGAAGGAAGTGATCGTATGACTGCCGAAAAATTAGGAATCTCAGGATACATAATAAAACCGCTCAATTATACCGACAACACAAAACGACCTGATTCAATGGAAGCTTTTGTACAATTTCATCTGCGAAAGATTTTATTGAATGAAAACGCATAA
- a CDS encoding HAMP domain-containing protein: MKKNKPTDKIPKNEVMIALPVITDEKISNRKTKKSKTEESILSDAEFLKILLKVKNGNFSQRFPTDQDGTKRAICDTLNEIIDLNQRMVFEFQKVGKSIGKQGKLTNRVVLDGARGSWSSCVDSVNTLISDLVHPTIEIAHVITSVAKGNLSQEMPLSIEGNPLQGEFLRIAKEVNAMVKQLNLFSMEVTRVAREVGTEGKLGGQAKVRGVGGVWKDLTDSVNKMASNLTGQVRNIADVTTAVAKGDLSKKITVDVKGEIQELKNTINTMVDQLNSFSSEVTRVAREVGTEGKLGGQAQVKGVGGTWKDLTDSVNQMASNLTGQVRNIADVTTAVAKGDLSKKITVDVKGEILELKDTINTMVDQLNSFSSEVTRVAREVGSEGKLGGQARVRGVGGVWKDLTDSVNQMASNLTGQVRNIAEVTTAVAKGDLSKKITVNVEGEILELKNTINTMVDQLNSFGAEVTRVAREVGSEGKLGGQAKVKGVGGTWKDLTDSVNQMASNLTGQVRNIAEVTTAVANGDLSKKITAVAEGEILELKKTINTMVDQLNSFSSEVTRVALEVGTEGKLGGQAKVKGVGGTWKDLTDSVNQMASNLTGQVRNIAEVTTAVAKGDLSRQITVDTKGEILELKNTINTMVGQLNSFASEVTRVAREVGTEGKLGGQAQVEGVGGTWKDLTDSVNQMASNLTGQVRNIAEVTTAVAKGDLSLQITVDVKGEILELKNTINTMVDQLRGFASEVTRVSREVGTEGKLGGQANVPGVAGTWKDLTDSVNQMAGNLTAQVRNIADVAIAVANGDMSRKITVDVRGEILQLKETLNTMVDQLREFASEVTRVAREVGTEGKLGGQANVPGVAGTWKDLTDSVNQMAGNLTTQVRNIAEVTIAVANGDMSKKITADVRGEILQLKETVNTMVDQLRAFASEVTRVAREVGTDGKLGGQAFVPGVAGTWKDLTDSVNQMASNLTGQVRNIADVTKAVANGDLSKQITVDVKGEILDLKNTFNTMVEQLNSFSSEVTRVAREVGTEGKLGGQSEVKGVAGTWKDLTDSVNVMASNLTGQVRGIAKVVTSVAKGNLKQKLSIDAKGEVAQLTDTINEMIDTLATFSDQVTTVAREVGAEGKLGGQANVPGASGTWKNLTENVNQLAANLTTQVRAISEVASAVTQGDLTRTIGVEAKGEVEALKDTINQMISNLKATTLRNQEQDWLKSNLAKFTQMLQGQKELNAVTKKILSELAAVVTAQHGLFYILEEGEDFMDSKLNLIASYAYIKRKDSITQYAMGEGLIGQVAIEKERIILSNVPKDYIRINSGLGDAKPKDVIILPVLFEGRLKAVIELASLDTFSQTHLDFLEGLTESIGIVLNTIESNSRTEELLVQSQSLANELKSQQEVLKNTNEELEEKAILLANQKEEVELKNQEVEVARKALEEKADQLTLTSKYKSEFLANMSHELRTPLNSLQILANELIANRDGNLSEKQIQFAKTINSCGDDLIQLINDILDLSKIESGYISVDYNPISFAEISRFVESTFNPISQAKHLDFEILMDDNLPELMETDSQRLNQILKNLLSNSFKFTEKGQVRLNIYKADNNWKTKNINLENAEAVVAFEISDTGIGISKEKQNIIFEAFQQAEGSTSRKYGGTGLGLSISRGLSDLLGGSIELESDTNIGSKFTLFLPLKFVHVPEIEDINVTEEPNVLHAGKSRLKSLPSSSFNKSDVDLYFVDEVGDDRANIKPDDKILLIAEDNITFAKILLERAHQYDIKAVVTTKGNDVVDYINQFQPHAITMDLNMPDTSGWKILDRLKTDFTLRHIPVYIISGEDERNKGLKRGARNFLVKPVKNDLLTAMFNDIHDFKNKKEKNLLIVDDNPMDLKRIVEAVKGDDISISTALTAKDAVELIKEKSFDCIILDLVLPDADGLDLINDLENNINGQETAIIIHSAGDVNKKQKSKLSRFAHSIIAKSAVSIDELVDQTALFLHRVHKDLPEQMREQIETYYLKEDVLINKKVLLVDDDVRNLFALTTALERFGLDVISAESGHEAIEILNQNTKMDIVLMDIMMPELDGYETMKIIRKNAKHKDLTIIAVTAKAMKGDRQRCIESGASDYITKPVNVEQLSSLMRVWLK, translated from the coding sequence ATGAAAAAAAATAAACCAACAGATAAGATCCCCAAAAATGAAGTAATGATCGCCTTGCCTGTCATTACAGATGAAAAAATATCCAATCGTAAAACCAAAAAAAGCAAAACAGAAGAATCAATTCTTAGTGACGCTGAATTTCTAAAAATTCTGCTCAAGGTAAAAAACGGTAATTTTTCACAACGTTTTCCAACGGATCAAGATGGCACCAAACGCGCTATTTGCGACACCTTGAATGAAATTATCGACTTGAACCAAAGAATGGTTTTTGAGTTTCAAAAGGTCGGGAAAAGCATTGGAAAACAAGGAAAATTAACCAATCGCGTTGTTCTTGACGGTGCGCGCGGTTCGTGGAGTTCTTGTGTGGATTCGGTAAATACTTTAATTTCAGATTTGGTTCACCCAACAATAGAAATTGCGCACGTAATTACTTCGGTTGCAAAAGGAAACCTTTCTCAAGAAATGCCTTTGTCTATTGAAGGAAATCCGTTGCAAGGGGAATTCCTTCGAATCGCAAAAGAGGTAAATGCCATGGTAAAACAGCTGAACCTTTTCTCGATGGAAGTTACACGTGTGGCGCGTGAGGTTGGTACCGAAGGAAAATTGGGTGGTCAGGCAAAAGTCCGAGGTGTTGGCGGCGTTTGGAAAGATTTGACCGATTCTGTAAACAAAATGGCGTCCAATTTAACTGGACAGGTTCGTAACATTGCCGATGTAACAACAGCAGTAGCAAAAGGCGATTTATCAAAAAAAATTACTGTTGACGTAAAAGGAGAAATTCAGGAATTAAAAAACACCATCAATACCATGGTGGATCAGCTGAATTCGTTTTCTTCTGAGGTAACGCGTGTGGCACGTGAGGTTGGTACTGAAGGAAAACTTGGTGGACAAGCGCAGGTTAAAGGTGTTGGTGGAACATGGAAAGATTTGACCGATTCAGTAAATCAAATGGCTTCTAACCTTACTGGACAAGTTCGAAATATTGCCGATGTAACAACCGCGGTGGCTAAAGGGGATCTTTCGAAAAAAATTACCGTTGACGTAAAAGGAGAAATCCTGGAACTAAAAGACACCATTAATACCATGGTGGATCAGCTGAATTCCTTTTCTTCTGAGGTAACGCGTGTGGCACGTGAGGTTGGTTCTGAAGGAAAATTGGGCGGTCAAGCACGTGTTCGTGGTGTTGGTGGTGTTTGGAAAGATTTAACGGATTCAGTAAACCAAATGGCATCGAATTTAACTGGTCAAGTAAGAAATATCGCCGAAGTAACTACCGCCGTCGCAAAAGGCGATTTATCTAAAAAGATTACTGTAAACGTTGAAGGCGAAATCCTCGAATTAAAAAATACCATCAATACCATGGTGGATCAGCTGAACTCTTTTGGGGCCGAGGTAACTCGTGTGGCGCGTGAAGTGGGTTCTGAAGGAAAACTCGGCGGTCAGGCAAAAGTAAAAGGTGTTGGTGGAACTTGGAAAGATTTAACAGATTCCGTTAACCAGATGGCATCCAACTTAACCGGACAAGTACGTAATATCGCCGAAGTTACCACGGCCGTAGCAAATGGCGATTTATCGAAAAAAATTACAGCCGTCGCCGAGGGAGAAATTTTGGAATTGAAAAAAACCATCAATACCATGGTGGATCAGCTGAACTCCTTCTCTTCTGAAGTAACACGTGTGGCGCTTGAGGTAGGTACCGAAGGGAAATTGGGAGGCCAGGCAAAAGTAAAAGGTGTCGGAGGAACTTGGAAAGATTTAACGGATTCAGTGAATCAAATGGCATCCAACCTAACTGGACAAGTTAGAAATATTGCCGAGGTAACAACTGCCGTAGCAAAAGGCGATTTATCACGCCAAATTACGGTAGATACCAAAGGAGAAATCTTAGAGCTGAAAAACACGATTAACACGATGGTAGGTCAGCTAAACTCTTTTGCATCTGAGGTAACCCGTGTGGCGCGTGAGGTTGGAACAGAGGGAAAACTGGGCGGACAAGCGCAAGTTGAAGGTGTCGGCGGAACGTGGAAAGATTTGACGGATTCGGTGAATCAAATGGCATCCAACTTAACCGGACAAGTTCGTAATATTGCCGAAGTTACGACTGCCGTAGCAAAAGGAGATTTATCACTCCAAATTACGGTTGATGTAAAAGGAGAAATCTTAGAGTTAAAAAACACCATCAACACAATGGTGGATCAGCTTCGAGGTTTTGCTTCGGAAGTTACGAGGGTTTCGCGAGAAGTAGGAACTGAAGGAAAACTCGGTGGTCAAGCCAACGTACCGGGAGTTGCAGGAACTTGGAAAGATTTGACCGATTCAGTGAACCAAATGGCAGGAAACCTTACCGCGCAGGTACGTAATATCGCCGATGTAGCGATTGCCGTTGCCAACGGAGATATGTCTCGAAAAATTACGGTAGACGTTCGCGGAGAGATTCTTCAATTAAAAGAAACCTTAAATACGATGGTGGATCAGCTTCGTGAGTTTGCTTCTGAGGTAACTCGTGTGGCGCGTGAAGTGGGTACCGAAGGAAAGTTGGGCGGACAAGCAAACGTACCCGGTGTTGCCGGAACATGGAAAGATTTGACCGATTCGGTGAATCAAATGGCAGGTAACTTAACCACTCAGGTTCGTAATATTGCCGAAGTTACGATTGCCGTTGCGAATGGAGATATGTCCAAAAAAATCACGGCAGACGTTCGTGGCGAGATTCTGCAATTAAAAGAAACCGTAAATACAATGGTAGATCAGCTTCGTGCTTTTGCTTCTGAGGTAACTCGTGTGGCGCGTGAGGTTGGTACCGATGGAAAACTGGGTGGACAAGCTTTCGTTCCCGGAGTTGCCGGAACATGGAAAGATTTGACCGATTCGGTGAACCAAATGGCATCGAACTTAACAGGACAAGTACGTAATATTGCTGATGTAACAAAAGCCGTGGCAAATGGCGACCTCTCCAAACAAATTACCGTTGACGTAAAAGGAGAAATTCTGGATTTGAAAAACACTTTCAACACGATGGTGGAACAGTTGAATTCCTTTTCTTCGGAAGTTACCCGTGTAGCGCGTGAGGTTGGAACCGAAGGAAAACTCGGAGGGCAATCGGAAGTAAAAGGTGTTGCAGGAACTTGGAAAGATTTGACGGATTCGGTTAACGTTATGGCTTCGAATCTAACAGGTCAAGTTCGTGGAATTGCAAAGGTTGTAACATCGGTAGCGAAAGGAAATCTGAAACAAAAATTATCTATTGATGCAAAAGGTGAAGTAGCACAACTTACCGACACTATTAATGAAATGATTGACACGCTGGCAACTTTCTCCGATCAGGTTACAACCGTTGCCCGTGAAGTTGGTGCCGAAGGAAAACTGGGCGGTCAGGCAAACGTTCCTGGAGCATCAGGAACATGGAAAAACTTGACGGAAAACGTAAATCAATTAGCAGCGAATCTTACCACTCAAGTGCGTGCTATTTCTGAGGTTGCTTCGGCGGTAACACAAGGGGATTTAACACGAACAATTGGTGTTGAAGCAAAAGGTGAAGTTGAAGCACTTAAAGATACTATTAATCAAATGATTTCAAATCTTAAAGCTACTACTTTACGTAATCAGGAACAGGATTGGCTGAAATCGAATTTAGCTAAGTTTACACAAATGCTTCAAGGGCAAAAAGAGCTGAATGCGGTTACCAAAAAAATCCTTTCTGAGCTTGCGGCAGTCGTTACAGCGCAACATGGACTTTTCTATATTTTAGAAGAAGGTGAAGATTTTATGGATTCAAAACTGAATTTAATTGCTTCTTATGCTTACATTAAAAGAAAAGATTCCATCACGCAATACGCAATGGGCGAAGGACTTATTGGTCAAGTTGCCATTGAAAAAGAGCGAATCATTTTGAGCAATGTCCCAAAAGATTATATCCGAATCAATTCCGGACTTGGTGATGCGAAGCCAAAAGACGTCATTATTCTTCCGGTTTTATTCGAAGGCCGACTTAAAGCTGTTATTGAATTGGCTTCCCTTGATACCTTTAGCCAGACGCACTTAGATTTTCTTGAAGGATTGACAGAAAGTATCGGAATTGTATTGAATACGATTGAATCGAATTCAAGAACAGAGGAATTGTTAGTTCAGTCACAATCATTGGCAAACGAGCTGAAAAGTCAACAAGAAGTATTAAAAAATACCAATGAGGAACTAGAAGAAAAAGCCATTTTATTGGCCAATCAAAAAGAAGAAGTGGAGCTCAAAAATCAGGAAGTCGAGGTTGCTAGAAAAGCATTGGAAGAAAAAGCAGATCAGCTTACTTTGACATCCAAATACAAATCGGAATTCTTGGCAAATATGTCTCACGAATTAAGAACGCCGCTAAATAGTTTGCAAATTTTGGCTAACGAATTAATTGCCAATCGCGACGGAAATTTATCTGAAAAACAAATTCAGTTTGCTAAAACTATCAATTCTTGCGGAGACGATTTAATTCAGTTAATTAACGATATTTTGGATCTTTCCAAAATTGAATCCGGTTATATTTCTGTCGATTACAATCCGATTAGTTTTGCCGAAATTAGCCGATTTGTGGAATCTACCTTCAACCCTATTTCGCAAGCAAAACATCTTGATTTTGAAATCTTGATGGATGACAATCTTCCGGAATTAATGGAAACCGATTCACAGCGATTAAATCAAATTTTGAAAAATCTGTTATCCAATTCATTCAAATTCACTGAAAAAGGCCAAGTTCGATTAAATATTTACAAGGCTGATAATAATTGGAAAACAAAAAATATAAATCTGGAAAATGCTGAAGCCGTTGTGGCTTTTGAAATTTCGGATACTGGAATCGGAATTTCGAAAGAAAAACAAAACATCATTTTTGAAGCTTTCCAACAAGCCGAAGGATCAACAAGCCGTAAATATGGAGGAACCGGTTTAGGCTTATCTATCAGCCGTGGGCTTTCTGATTTATTAGGCGGAAGTATTGAATTGGAAAGTGATACCAATATTGGAAGCAAATTCACTTTGTTTTTACCTTTAAAATTTGTTCACGTACCCGAAATTGAAGATATAAATGTAACTGAAGAACCTAATGTCCTTCATGCTGGAAAAAGTCGTTTAAAATCGCTTCCTTCTTCAAGTTTTAATAAATCAGATGTTGATTTGTATTTTGTTGATGAAGTTGGCGACGACCGCGCCAATATTAAGCCAGATGACAAAATCCTATTGATTGCTGAAGACAATATAACTTTTGCCAAAATTTTATTAGAAAGAGCCCATCAGTATGATATTAAAGCTGTTGTCACGACAAAAGGAAATGATGTAGTTGATTATATTAATCAATTTCAACCTCACGCCATAACTATGGACCTAAACATGCCTGATACAAGTGGATGGAAAATTCTGGATCGCCTGAAAACCGATTTTACGCTTCGACACATTCCGGTATATATTATTTCCGGAGAAGATGAAAGAAATAAAGGCTTGAAACGTGGCGCAAGAAACTTTCTAGTAAAACCGGTAAAAAATGATTTGTTGACTGCAATGTTTAATGATATTCACGATTTCAAAAACAAAAAAGAAAAAAATCTTCTTATTGTTGATGATAATCCAATGGATTTAAAACGAATTGTTGAAGCAGTGAAAGGAGATGACATTTCAATTTCGACAGCGCTTACAGCAAAAGATGCCGTCGAATTGATCAAAGAAAAGTCATTTGATTGTATTATTCTCGATTTGGTTCTTCCAGATGCAGATGGATTGGATTTAATCAATGATTTAGAAAACAACATTAATGGACAAGAAACCGCTATCATTATTCATTCTGCCGGCGATGTCAACAAAAAGCAAAAAAGCAAATTAAGCCGATTTGCACACAGCATTATAGCTAAAAGCGCTGTTTCGATCGACGAATTAGTAGATCAGACTGCCCTATTCTTGCATCGTGTGCATAAAGATTTGCCGGAACAAATGAGGGAACAAATTGAAACCTATTATTTAAAAGAAGACGTTTTAATCAACAAAAAAGTACTTCTGGTTGATGACGATGTCCGAAATTTATTTGCTTTGACTACGGCCTTAGAGCGCTTTGGACTTGATGTAATCAGTGCTGAAAGTGGTCATGAAGCCATCGAAATTTTGAACCAGAATACCAAAATGGATATTGTTTTAATGGATATCATGATGCCCGAATTAGATGGATATGAGACGATGAAAATCATTCGAAAAAATGCAAAACACAAAGATTTGACCATTATTGCCGTTACTGCAAAAGCCATGAAAGGAGACCGACAAAGATGTATTGAGTCTGGAGCTTCTGATTATATTACCAAACCGGTTAATGTCGAACAATTGTCTTCATTAATGAGGGTTTGGCTCAAATAA
- a CDS encoding sensor histidine kinase, whose product MFSNQTKAVLFLLVLITIGDLHALTLLKNEKQIETAEKSLPTNQYHKEKETPYNEQQVKKAERELPLLPENIDKIKILLKVSDWYEASYNNPKTLEKAFEYGEQALKISLSLHSNIYIGKCYLQLSMVSELRNNNKMIEVFARKAIEALSKTNDLDDLAESWVKVWSSKMRTNAPITLRLDPIFKAVAIFEKAGNNKRTGDCYREISELYFSSSDFNNSLNYLKKAIFYYRAAHLKEEAIYPISTRLNIIYEAEKRNRDIIKLRNKNHLQQSKLNNEAILRNSMITFLVLLLIILGLLYKSFMFKKKTNKVLETQQNEINKKNTTLQNLLVEKEWLLREIHHRVKNNLHMVVGLLASQVEFLKTPEAVQAINDSQNRIQTMSLIHQKLYQSENLSLIEMSSYIFELTEYLKDSFEIQNNIRFILDVDNFNLPLSHSIPIGLIFNEAVTNAIKYAFPNQEKGIINISLKKNDDHNYILIIRDNGIGLPPDFDPYNNPSLGIKLMHGLAADIEGKFLITNADGTKITLEFTVNENNLN is encoded by the coding sequence ATGTTTTCTAACCAAACAAAAGCTGTTTTGTTTCTCCTTGTTTTAATTACAATTGGAGACTTACATGCATTGACTCTTTTAAAAAATGAAAAACAAATTGAAACAGCAGAAAAAAGCCTTCCAACAAACCAATACCACAAAGAAAAAGAAACTCCATATAACGAACAGCAAGTAAAAAAAGCGGAAAGAGAATTACCACTCTTACCAGAAAACATCGATAAAATCAAAATTCTACTGAAAGTAAGCGACTGGTATGAAGCTTCTTATAACAACCCAAAAACATTAGAAAAAGCATTTGAATATGGAGAACAGGCGCTTAAAATAAGCTTGTCGCTTCATTCCAATATTTATATTGGCAAATGCTATTTGCAACTTTCTATGGTGAGCGAGTTGCGAAACAACAATAAAATGATTGAAGTCTTCGCGAGAAAAGCAATTGAAGCACTAAGCAAAACAAATGACTTAGATGATTTGGCCGAATCATGGGTTAAAGTTTGGTCTTCAAAAATGCGAACTAATGCCCCTATAACGCTAAGACTAGATCCCATTTTCAAAGCTGTCGCTATATTTGAAAAAGCTGGAAATAATAAAAGAACTGGTGACTGCTATAGAGAAATTAGCGAATTGTATTTTTCTTCTTCTGATTTCAACAACTCTCTAAATTATCTCAAAAAAGCAATATTTTATTATAGAGCCGCACATCTTAAAGAAGAAGCTATTTATCCGATTTCAACAAGACTTAATATTATTTATGAAGCCGAAAAAAGAAATAGAGACATTATCAAACTAAGAAACAAAAATCATTTGCAACAAAGCAAACTTAATAATGAGGCGATTTTACGCAACTCAATGATAACTTTTCTGGTGCTCTTGCTCATCATTCTTGGATTGCTTTATAAAAGTTTTATGTTTAAGAAAAAAACCAATAAAGTACTTGAAACGCAACAAAACGAGATCAATAAAAAAAATACTACACTGCAAAATCTGTTAGTTGAAAAAGAATGGCTCTTGCGCGAAATTCATCACCGAGTAAAAAATAATCTGCATATGGTTGTTGGCTTATTAGCAAGCCAAGTTGAATTCTTAAAAACTCCAGAAGCCGTTCAGGCTATTAATGACAGTCAGAACAGAATTCAGACGATGTCCTTAATTCATCAAAAATTATATCAATCGGAGAATTTATCGTTGATAGAAATGTCATCTTATATTTTTGAATTGACAGAATATTTAAAAGATTCTTTTGAAATACAAAACAACATTCGGTTTATATTAGATGTTGACAATTTTAATCTTCCTCTCTCACATTCTATTCCCATCGGACTTATTTTTAATGAAGCCGTGACAAATGCCATAAAATATGCCTTTCCAAATCAAGAAAAAGGCATCATCAACATTTCCCTTAAAAAAAATGACGATCACAATTACATCCTAATTATTCGTGACAATGGTATTGGGCTTCCACCCGATTTTGATCCTTATAACAATCCTTCCTTAGGCATAAAACTGATGCATGGTTTAGCCGCGGATATCGAAGGAAAGTTTTTAATAACAAATGCAGACGGTACCAAAATAACTTTGGAATTTACTGTTAATGAAAATAATCTTAATTAA